In Candidatus Dadabacteria bacterium, a single window of DNA contains:
- a CDS encoding glutamyl-tRNA reductase, with translation MVEIVSVGISYKTTPVEVREKFSFSDEDIREALRILRLRENVLECFIVSTCNRVEIYAVTENRGKCEEEIRSFLLDFHKLGDKSLYPYMNTRLGSDAVRHFFRVAASIDSMVIGETQILNQLKNSYSVARSENTVGLILNRLFNRALFTGKKVRAETGISSQAVSISYLGVELAKRIFENLANRTAMLVGTGEMGELFAKHLISNNIRELYVTSKNFHNAEKFSQSFKSKPVRFEEMLYRLKDIDILVTATGSSDYIIRSEHIKQSLKLRKNDPIFMIDIAVPRDIDPKINRIPGVYLYDIDDLRVVRGENLNSRKENLKKAEEIVADVERAFMDWMESLKVFPIIIDIKQKFEKIKKTEVEKALRKLEGGTGAQKEIIESLANSIIGKIFHDPVTNLKRRTSGYEAALYSEVTRRLFELDPVDASQDTTDIYDEAENWDQG, from the coding sequence ATGGTAGAGATAGTTTCAGTCGGAATAAGCTACAAGACAACCCCCGTGGAAGTGCGGGAGAAGTTCTCTTTTTCGGATGAGGATATTAGGGAAGCACTCCGAATCCTTCGTTTGAGAGAAAATGTGCTTGAATGCTTCATAGTGTCCACCTGTAACCGAGTTGAGATATATGCGGTGACCGAGAACCGTGGAAAATGCGAGGAGGAGATAAGGTCCTTTCTTCTGGATTTTCATAAGCTTGGGGACAAGAGCCTTTATCCCTATATGAATACCCGCTTGGGATCTGATGCGGTTAGACATTTTTTCAGGGTGGCGGCCAGCATTGACTCCATGGTAATCGGAGAAACTCAGATCCTGAACCAACTCAAAAATTCATACAGCGTAGCGCGTTCCGAGAATACGGTCGGACTCATACTTAACAGGCTTTTTAACAGAGCTCTTTTCACCGGGAAAAAAGTTAGGGCCGAAACGGGGATATCTTCTCAGGCGGTCTCGATAAGTTACCTCGGAGTGGAACTTGCAAAAAGAATATTCGAGAACCTTGCAAACCGCACCGCCATGCTGGTGGGAACCGGTGAAATGGGAGAACTCTTCGCAAAACACCTTATCTCAAACAACATAAGGGAACTCTATGTAACGAGTAAGAATTTCCATAACGCGGAAAAATTTTCACAATCCTTTAAGAGCAAACCTGTAAGGTTCGAAGAGATGCTTTACCGTCTGAAAGACATCGATATTCTTGTTACCGCGACCGGGTCTTCTGATTACATAATAAGAAGTGAACACATAAAACAGTCTCTCAAGCTCAGGAAAAACGATCCGATCTTTATGATCGATATAGCCGTCCCGCGCGATATAGATCCGAAGATAAACAGAATTCCCGGGGTTTACCTCTACGACATAGACGACCTGAGAGTTGTTCGGGGCGAAAACTTAAATTCCAGAAAAGAAAATCTAAAGAAAGCTGAAGAAATAGTTGCGGACGTAGAAAGAGCTTTTATGGACTGGATGGAAAGCCTTAAGGTTTTTCCCATCATAATCGATATCAAGCAAAAATTCGAGAAAATAAAAAAGACCGAGGTCGAGAAGGCGCTTCGAAAACTCGAGGGCGGTACCGGAGCACAGAAAGAAATCATAGAAAGCCTGGCAAATTCAATAATCGGAAAGATATTTCACGACCCGGTCACCAACCTGAAGAGGAGAACATCCGGTTACGAAGCGGCTCTTTACTCCGAGGTAACGAGAAGACTTTTTGAGCTCGACCCGGTGGACGCCTCGCAGGACACAACAGATATTTATGACGAAGCTGAGAATTGGGACCAGGGGTAG
- a CDS encoding SDR family NAD(P)-dependent oxidoreductase produces the protein MAEKVVIVTGAARGIGKATAIELLEAGFFTVLCSRNIQTMASLETEISSFAGNFMISSVDISVEEEVREFISSVAEKKGRIDVLINNAGVVHTGPVEKTSAEQWDEMMSVNAKGAFLMVKHSLPFMPRGGHIVNIGSNASKKGFPGWAAYCASKFAVLGFTNSLREEVRDRGIKVSAVLPGPTKTDIWDSLPGEWDRAKMMSPEITAKTVLSVINQPLEANIDEIDIVPSTGNL, from the coding sequence ATGGCTGAGAAAGTTGTGATTGTAACCGGCGCGGCAAGAGGCATAGGAAAAGCAACCGCAATTGAATTACTCGAGGCGGGGTTTTTTACGGTACTTTGCTCAAGGAATATCCAGACCATGGCTTCTCTTGAGACTGAAATATCGTCTTTTGCCGGGAATTTCATGATTTCCTCCGTTGATATATCGGTCGAAGAGGAAGTCAGGGAATTTATCTCAAGCGTTGCTGAAAAAAAGGGGAGAATTGACGTACTGATCAATAATGCGGGCGTAGTCCACACTGGTCCAGTAGAAAAAACCAGCGCCGAACAGTGGGATGAGATGATGTCTGTAAACGCAAAAGGGGCCTTTCTCATGGTAAAACATTCACTTCCGTTTATGCCAAGAGGAGGCCATATCGTAAATATCGGTTCGAACGCTTCAAAAAAAGGCTTTCCCGGGTGGGCAGCCTACTGCGCTTCGAAGTTCGCTGTCCTAGGTTTTACCAACTCGCTTAGAGAAGAGGTAAGAGACAGAGGAATAAAGGTCTCCGCCGTCCTGCCAGGTCCGACCAAGACGGACATCTGGGATTCTCTTCCCGGAGAATGGGACAGGGCAAAGATGATGTCTCCTGAAATTACAGCGAAAACAGTCCTGTCGGTCATAAACCAGCCCCTCGAAGCGAATATAGACGAAATTGATATAGTTCCATCCACGGGTAATTTATAA
- a CDS encoding 6-carboxytetrahydropterin synthase, protein MLERKEQVLLTRIFRFSASHRLFMEGLSDEENFAIFDKCANPAGHGHDYTVEVAIGGEIDDETGMLINRIDFEKQAAPVIEELNYKWIDRDIDFFQENISTVENIGKYLWQKFTEIVPGRLDSIRVWENPKSYFEYFEEKQDG, encoded by the coding sequence ATGCTAGAAAGAAAAGAGCAGGTACTTCTTACGAGAATATTCAGATTTTCCGCAAGCCACAGGCTTTTTATGGAAGGATTGTCTGACGAAGAGAACTTCGCCATATTTGACAAATGTGCAAATCCCGCGGGACACGGACACGACTATACGGTGGAAGTGGCAATAGGGGGAGAAATAGACGATGAAACGGGCATGCTCATAAACCGTATAGACTTTGAAAAACAGGCGGCACCCGTAATCGAAGAACTTAACTACAAGTGGATAGACAGGGATATTGATTTTTTTCAGGAGAACATATCGACTGTTGAAAATATAGGGAAATACCTGTGGCAGAAATTCACAGAAATCGTCCCGGGCAGGCTTGATAGTATAAGGGTCTGGGAGAACCCGAAAAGTTATTTTGAGTATTTCGAGGAAAAACAAGATGGCTGA
- a CDS encoding 6-carboxytetrahydropterin synthase → MSFKKLITKKVEFSASHRYWNKDWSEEKNREIYGKSSLPGGHGHNFVLEVTVEGEINPETGMIINLFDLKQIISSVLADFDHKNLNEDNPRFQDLIPTTENIARVLWEVIEEKIIERDDCRLYKVRVYETDDLFVDYRKC, encoded by the coding sequence ATGTCTTTTAAAAAGCTCATAACGAAGAAAGTCGAGTTTTCCGCTTCTCACAGGTACTGGAATAAAGACTGGAGTGAGGAGAAAAACCGCGAAATCTACGGTAAATCGAGCCTGCCGGGCGGACACGGGCATAATTTCGTGCTCGAAGTCACAGTGGAAGGAGAAATAAACCCGGAGACGGGCATGATAATCAATCTCTTTGATCTGAAGCAGATTATTTCATCGGTTCTGGCTGATTTCGACCACAAGAACCTAAACGAGGACAACCCCCGTTTTCAGGATCTTATACCGACGACGGAGAACATAGCAAGGGTCCTGTGGGAAGTGATTGAGGAAAAAATCATCGAGAGGGATGACTGTCGTCTTTACAAGGTAAGGGTGTATGAAACGGACGATCTTTTCGTCGACTACCGCAAATGCTAG
- a CDS encoding NADH-quinone oxidoreductase subunit M has translation MLFASVRLNVSLDNNILSLLVFFPLLGAVVLAVLPYFQKVSDYQLKAVAFVITLVEFLISLPLFFRFNGSLSTMQFEEKIPWLTELGVSYHLGVDGLSLLLVLLTTFLFPITVLCSWNAIKGGWRAFLSLTLFLESALIGTFVALDMILFFIFWEAVLIPMYFIIGIWGSSRRIYAAIKFFIYTALGSGLMLVAIIYMYYAHIDQFGFASMNLFDLQRTSLAFDGILSPQGLVFLAFFLAFAIKVPMFPFHTWLPDAHVEAPTPGSVILAGVLLKMGTYAVIRFLIPFFPEAIEAYTGVLIALSIIGIIYGAMVAFMQTDLKKLVAYSSVSHMGLIMLGVFIYNLHGVQGGVYQMIGHGLSTGALFILVGMIYERRHTKMISEFGGLAKVMPIYALFFMIAMLSSIGLPLLNGFIGEFLILLGVFAESYLYAALGATGLVLGAIYMLWAYQRVMFGPIVKKINTGLKDLNPREIALMIPLAVMIFLMGIYPQPFLSKMEPTITRMIDGTQQEAFRADVAVPEIRKNRP, from the coding sequence ATTCTTTTTGCTTCGGTCCGCCTGAACGTGAGTCTCGATAACAACATTTTGTCCCTGCTCGTATTTTTCCCCCTTCTGGGAGCTGTCGTGCTCGCGGTTCTGCCGTATTTTCAGAAGGTTTCCGATTACCAGTTAAAGGCAGTTGCGTTTGTAATAACGCTGGTAGAATTCCTGATATCCCTTCCTCTTTTTTTCCGCTTTAACGGTTCGCTTTCCACAATGCAGTTTGAGGAGAAGATTCCTTGGCTGACAGAGCTTGGGGTGTCTTATCATCTGGGAGTCGACGGTCTCAGCCTTTTGCTTGTGCTTCTAACGACCTTCCTTTTCCCCATCACGGTCCTTTGTTCCTGGAACGCGATAAAAGGCGGATGGAGAGCATTTCTCAGCCTTACTCTTTTTCTTGAATCAGCGCTTATCGGGACCTTTGTCGCGCTCGACATGATTCTTTTCTTTATATTCTGGGAAGCGGTACTGATCCCAATGTATTTCATCATAGGAATCTGGGGGTCCTCCAGAAGAATTTACGCGGCAATAAAGTTCTTCATCTACACGGCGCTTGGAAGCGGACTTATGCTGGTTGCGATCATCTACATGTACTACGCCCACATAGACCAGTTCGGCTTTGCGTCAATGAATCTTTTCGACCTCCAAAGGACCAGTCTTGCTTTTGACGGGATACTGAGTCCCCAGGGGCTTGTGTTTCTGGCTTTTTTCCTGGCCTTCGCAATCAAGGTTCCGATGTTTCCATTTCACACCTGGCTTCCCGACGCGCACGTTGAAGCCCCCACGCCCGGGAGCGTAATACTTGCCGGCGTTCTGCTTAAGATGGGAACCTACGCAGTGATAAGATTTCTTATCCCGTTTTTCCCGGAGGCGATAGAAGCATACACAGGGGTTCTAATAGCCCTCTCCATCATCGGGATAATCTACGGAGCGATGGTGGCCTTCATGCAGACGGATCTCAAGAAGCTGGTCGCCTACTCAAGCGTAAGTCACATGGGACTTATAATGCTGGGCGTGTTCATCTACAATCTCCACGGTGTACAGGGCGGAGTCTACCAGATGATAGGTCACGGTCTCTCAACCGGTGCTCTTTTTATTCTCGTCGGAATGATATACGAAAGACGTCACACTAAAATGATTTCTGAGTTCGGTGGGCTTGCGAAGGTAATGCCGATTTACGCACTGTTTTTCATGATTGCCATGCTCTCCTCGATAGGACTTCCTCTTCTAAACGGTTTTATAGGGGAATTTCTGATTCTGCTTGGAGTGTTCGCAGAGAGTTATTTGTACGCGGCACTTGGAGCCACGGGGCTTGTACTCGGAGCCATTTACATGCTCTGGGCTTACCAGAGGGTAATGTTCGGACCTATAGTAAAGAAAATAAACACAGGGCTTAAAGACCTTAATCCCAGAGAGATAGCCCTTATGATTCCTCTTGCCGTTATGATATTCCTTATGGGTATCTACCCCCAGCCCTTTCTCTCAAAAATGGAACCCACGATAACAAGAATGATAGACGGTACGCAGCAGGAAGCTTTCCGCGCAGACGTCGCAGTACCGGAGATCCGGAAAAACAGGCCTTAG
- a CDS encoding LLM class flavin-dependent oxidoreductase, whose product MGKIATTSPVWGCSVSDLRELAKITEEAGFDGIFSPEVPPYNAITNAQVFAECTERVNVGTWIANIYMRQPVVATATALTIQEITDGRMILGLGVSHKPVNNRYDIDMGNPIEAMRNYVGEVRAFADGTSPRLSLKRKVPDLPVHIAGLTKAAAELAGEVADGIMPYLCPPAYIATLKEHVAAGAAKAERDPSAISITNGIPSFVSDDGAAAVAAAKRGLGPYARFPFYQRLIRNIGFGDIIDQVQDGANPAEVFTDELIDSVALAGTPDDCKAKLEEHFAAGVDLAILVPGPVGKQSNIEVMEITAKAYS is encoded by the coding sequence ATGGGAAAAATTGCAACGACTTCACCGGTTTGGGGATGCAGCGTAAGCGATCTCAGAGAGCTCGCGAAGATCACGGAAGAAGCAGGTTTTGACGGTATTTTCTCTCCGGAAGTACCGCCATACAACGCCATAACGAACGCTCAGGTATTCGCCGAGTGCACGGAGAGGGTAAACGTTGGAACGTGGATAGCTAACATATACATGCGTCAACCGGTAGTTGCTACCGCGACAGCGCTTACTATACAGGAAATAACGGACGGAAGAATGATTCTCGGACTCGGAGTGAGCCATAAACCCGTCAACAACAGATACGACATAGACATGGGAAACCCGATTGAGGCCATGAGAAACTATGTCGGGGAAGTGAGGGCGTTTGCCGACGGAACGTCTCCAAGGCTTTCTCTTAAAAGAAAAGTGCCCGATCTCCCGGTCCACATAGCCGGCCTTACAAAAGCTGCCGCGGAGCTTGCTGGAGAGGTTGCCGATGGCATTATGCCGTATCTTTGTCCTCCCGCCTATATAGCTACCTTAAAAGAACATGTCGCTGCGGGCGCCGCGAAAGCGGAAAGGGATCCCTCAGCTATATCAATTACAAACGGCATTCCGTCCTTTGTCTCGGATGATGGAGCCGCGGCCGTCGCCGCAGCCAAAAGAGGGCTCGGTCCATACGCCAGGTTTCCTTTTTACCAGAGACTCATAAGAAACATAGGATTCGGAGATATAATCGACCAGGTGCAGGACGGAGCAAATCCGGCCGAAGTGTTCACAGACGAACTGATAGATTCAGTAGCACTTGCCGGTACACCCGATGACTGCAAGGCAAAGCTTGAGGAGCATTTCGCAGCTGGAGTCGATCTTGCAATATTGGTTCCCGGACCAGTAGGAAAACAGAGCAATATAGAGGTAATGGAGATAACAGCTAAAGCGTATTCTTAA
- a CDS encoding radical SAM protein, with protein MTEYVTPFFRPPSEHKSFILQATIGCSHNKCTYCAMYRKETQKFRVRPMGEIKEIIDAAAQSGLLERRVFIADGNALVLSTAKLMEIMNYLYEKAPDIERITMYANIGDILRKSVEDLTRLRENGLSMVYIGFESGDDVVLERIEKGANFAETVEASRKLKASGIMNSVMVLLGIGGKDRSREHALATGKLLTECDPEYVGALSLQLRPGAPIYQQWQEGLFELPDKFQMIEELETIVENTELSDGYFYSNHISNYLPVRAKFPEEKNRVLEEIKEVLKTRDEAFLRPDYYRDVVNQY; from the coding sequence ATGACTGAATATGTAACGCCTTTTTTCCGCCCTCCAAGCGAGCATAAAAGTTTCATTCTGCAGGCCACAATCGGCTGTTCCCATAACAAGTGCACCTACTGCGCCATGTACAGAAAGGAAACCCAGAAGTTCAGGGTAAGGCCTATGGGGGAAATAAAAGAAATTATTGATGCCGCGGCGCAGAGCGGGTTGCTTGAACGAAGAGTTTTCATTGCAGACGGCAACGCACTTGTACTCTCCACGGCTAAGCTGATGGAGATAATGAACTATCTCTATGAGAAAGCCCCGGATATTGAAAGGATCACCATGTACGCAAACATAGGGGACATACTCAGAAAATCAGTTGAAGACCTCACACGTCTCCGGGAAAACGGCCTCAGCATGGTCTACATAGGTTTTGAGAGCGGAGACGATGTGGTTCTTGAGAGAATAGAGAAGGGAGCGAATTTTGCCGAGACAGTTGAAGCCTCAAGAAAACTGAAAGCCTCCGGGATAATGAATTCGGTCATGGTGCTTCTCGGCATCGGCGGGAAGGACAGGAGCAGGGAACACGCTTTGGCTACCGGGAAGCTTCTTACCGAGTGTGACCCGGAATACGTCGGGGCTCTTTCTCTCCAGCTTCGTCCCGGGGCACCGATTTACCAGCAATGGCAGGAGGGTCTCTTTGAACTTCCGGACAAGTTCCAAATGATAGAGGAGCTTGAGACTATTGTTGAGAATACGGAGCTTTCCGACGGCTATTTCTACTCGAATCACATATCAAATTATCTTCCCGTCAGGGCGAAATTCCCTGAAGAAAAAAACAGAGTTCTTGAAGAGATAAAAGAAGTGTTAAAGACAAGAGACGAAGCTTTCCTTCGTCCAGATTACTACAGAGACGTGGTGAACCAGTACTGA
- the hflX gene encoding GTPase HflX, giving the protein MLQGGQKIDRIHGNTSGLTRSDLKNLLRIYKRKIPQDHLVTLEFTRTLLAFSKELRKTITTFIDRKGKIRFVFIGEPCDFPFENLLGRMRRAKYRLRGFRAVRTNLKGSGLTNSDLATLANERLDLVASVSLGQNGSAGRFEYANLVPPDGENHAKWEISKFSDVGRININLEQEIAAIEQSLRSAFLKNGGKENREGVILVGFSTKFRYLAEKSLEELNSLALSAEKVVLDKMVQIRKNVDPRYLVGRGKLREIALHAKHLGADTIIFDTELTPTQANAIGEESSLDIMDRSQLIIQIFAKHAKTNEGKIQARLAEFQYNLPRLKGKGTAFSQLGGGIGTRGPGEKKLEQERRNIRKQIEQLEKQIDGLCRRREHTRKNRRTSMIPTLSFIGYTNVGKSTLFNRLTKSSIVTQDKLFSTLNPTTRRVMLPGGKHVLMTDTVGFISKLPKELINAFRATLEEIGEADLLLHVADASDPEVRDKIDSVIKIVESMEFEDIPSILVFNKVDQADADTQAALRETFPETPFVSARNGRDFKELLLYLEKFVEETDADAKLRNSNLEKELKGSFPPPLLHSSL; this is encoded by the coding sequence ATGCTTCAAGGGGGACAAAAGATAGACAGAATCCATGGAAACACCTCAGGCCTCACCAGAAGCGACCTGAAGAACCTGCTCAGAATATACAAGAGAAAAATCCCTCAAGACCATCTGGTCACCCTTGAATTTACGCGCACCCTCTTAGCCTTTTCGAAGGAACTCCGAAAAACCATAACGACATTTATCGACCGTAAGGGAAAGATAAGGTTCGTATTCATCGGAGAACCTTGCGATTTTCCTTTTGAAAATCTACTTGGAAGGATGAGAAGAGCTAAATACAGGCTCAGGGGATTTCGCGCCGTAAGAACTAACCTCAAGGGGTCTGGTCTCACGAATTCTGATCTGGCGACCCTGGCAAATGAAAGACTCGATCTGGTAGCTTCTGTCTCTTTAGGTCAGAACGGCTCAGCGGGGCGCTTTGAGTATGCGAACCTTGTCCCACCAGACGGAGAAAACCATGCGAAGTGGGAAATCTCGAAGTTTTCTGACGTAGGTCGCATAAACATTAACCTTGAACAAGAGATAGCCGCCATAGAACAGTCCCTAAGGAGCGCTTTTCTCAAGAACGGGGGCAAGGAAAACAGGGAAGGAGTCATACTTGTGGGGTTTAGCACCAAGTTTCGCTACCTTGCTGAAAAATCCTTGGAGGAGCTTAATTCCCTGGCTCTTTCCGCGGAAAAAGTAGTGCTCGACAAGATGGTCCAGATAAGAAAGAACGTTGATCCTCGTTACCTGGTCGGCAGAGGAAAACTCAGGGAGATCGCTCTTCACGCCAAGCACCTTGGGGCCGACACCATAATTTTCGACACGGAACTTACCCCCACCCAGGCAAACGCTATCGGGGAAGAGTCCAGTCTTGATATAATGGACCGAAGCCAGCTGATAATACAGATATTCGCGAAACACGCCAAGACAAACGAAGGAAAAATCCAGGCAAGGCTTGCAGAATTCCAGTACAATCTGCCGAGACTTAAAGGCAAGGGGACGGCTTTTTCCCAGCTGGGGGGTGGAATAGGCACGAGAGGTCCCGGAGAGAAAAAACTTGAGCAGGAAAGAAGAAACATAAGAAAACAGATTGAACAGCTAGAAAAGCAGATTGACGGCCTTTGCAGAAGAAGGGAACACACGAGAAAGAACAGGAGAACCTCAATGATCCCGACCCTGTCTTTTATCGGGTACACGAATGTCGGCAAATCCACGCTTTTTAACCGCCTGACCAAATCCTCAATAGTTACCCAGGACAAGCTCTTCTCGACCCTTAACCCGACGACAAGAAGGGTCATGCTTCCCGGAGGAAAGCATGTGCTCATGACAGACACCGTGGGCTTTATAAGCAAGCTTCCCAAGGAACTCATAAATGCGTTCAGGGCAACGCTTGAAGAAATAGGCGAAGCCGACCTGCTGCTTCATGTAGCTGATGCGAGTGATCCCGAAGTCAGGGACAAAATAGATTCGGTAATTAAGATCGTAGAATCCATGGAGTTCGAAGACATACCAAGCATTCTCGTGTTTAATAAGGTTGATCAGGCCGATGCAGACACACAAGCCGCTCTTCGCGAGACATTTCCTGAAACTCCGTTTGTATCAGCCAGAAACGGAAGAGATTTCAAAGAGTTACTTCTCTATTTAGAGAAATTCGTTGAAGAAACTGATGCGGATGCCAAACTTCGGAATTCTAACTTGGAAAAAGAACTGAAAGGCAGTTTCCCGCCTCCTCTGCTGCATAGTTCCCTTTAG
- a CDS encoding nitroreductase family protein, whose translation MSDVPSASEVGSIMDTFSSIGTRRSIRWYEPHKSVEKWKVQAMLEAARLSPTAGNFNGQRAIVVYRDEDPEIWEFISDWSQITTQMAPVLIFWCYDMANYDTMGQSIHDLLRTGALDKAHGWEYDRVSRLFPLAAMLPDAVLHRLAAIDLGNAIQNACLVATSLGLGTCLNGASGGARRNTKAKFNLPDTYVFSWLMTVGYPAESMDGGGARSRPPFGTMFFEKQVGNAFPRDPEVVKLLEDLNMLQPAGPLPGRLEEINKLTRRFGLGDEWLTDWQLEESQLGDLAGDKKPAPLSADAVQASVAGASADPSGFTLKPTVKREEIQKYREEKGIGDAD comes from the coding sequence ATGAGTGATGTACCAAGTGCCAGCGAAGTTGGTAGTATCATGGACACTTTCAGTTCCATAGGAACAAGAAGGTCCATCAGGTGGTATGAGCCGCATAAGTCCGTTGAGAAATGGAAGGTTCAGGCCATGCTGGAAGCTGCCCGGCTTTCTCCTACGGCAGGCAACTTCAATGGGCAAAGAGCAATAGTTGTATACAGGGATGAAGATCCCGAAATATGGGAGTTTATATCCGACTGGAGTCAGATCACAACGCAGATGGCCCCCGTGCTTATCTTCTGGTGTTATGACATGGCCAACTACGACACAATGGGTCAGTCTATCCACGACCTTCTAAGAACTGGAGCACTCGATAAGGCGCACGGCTGGGAATATGACAGGGTATCCAGGCTGTTCCCGCTTGCCGCAATGCTTCCCGATGCGGTACTGCACCGTCTTGCTGCGATCGATCTTGGAAATGCGATACAGAACGCCTGTCTTGTTGCGACGTCCTTGGGTCTCGGGACCTGTCTTAACGGTGCCAGCGGTGGAGCCAGGAGGAACACGAAAGCAAAGTTCAATCTTCCAGACACTTACGTTTTCAGCTGGCTTATGACCGTCGGTTATCCCGCAGAAAGCATGGACGGCGGCGGAGCAAGAAGCCGGCCCCCGTTTGGAACAATGTTCTTCGAAAAGCAGGTCGGAAACGCTTTCCCGAGAGACCCCGAGGTAGTAAAGCTTCTAGAGGATCTGAACATGCTTCAGCCGGCAGGACCTCTTCCCGGAAGACTCGAGGAGATAAACAAGCTCACCAGGCGTTTCGGTCTCGGAGACGAGTGGCTTACGGACTGGCAGCTTGAAGAGTCCCAGCTTGGGGATCTTGCGGGAGACAAGAAACCTGCACCCCTCAGTGCCGATGCAGTCCAGGCTTCGGTCGCGGGCGCATCCGCTGACCCCTCGGGCTTTACCCTCAAACCGACCGTAAAGCGGGAGGAGATCCAGAAGTACAGGGAAGAAAAAGGCATTGGGGATGCCGACTAG
- a CDS encoding thiolase family protein, whose protein sequence is MRDVYIIGVGNTACGRFPDKPAHILAREAAWAAIQDSGIHARKIEIAFCGHVYQGMGVGQRALKDIGLVGQPTINVEGACGSGTLSLWEAWRTVAYGQYDIALALGVENLSRILSGGPLPLEEDDLEVSIGMGMPGLYAIRASKYMSEYGVTIEQLAEVVVKSRYHASLNPLAQYRKTTTVEEVLGAPVIADPLTRNMCCPVGDAAAAAVLCSEEHVGELAKKMPIKILGCVAQSGKYSSPTGLTCDPSENVWRTSQMAYEMAGLGPEDMDVAEIHDAFSIAEMMVVESLGFCEKGEGATLIDEKSTWVGGDKVAVNPSGGLLSRGHPVGATGLLQTAEIVRQLREEVEPERQVKDAKVGIIETMGGAQPAMDGITCVVSILGK, encoded by the coding sequence ATGAGAGACGTATACATAATAGGAGTGGGAAACACCGCCTGCGGAAGATTTCCCGATAAACCGGCTCACATTCTCGCAAGAGAAGCCGCATGGGCCGCGATACAGGATTCGGGAATTCACGCGCGAAAGATAGAAATCGCCTTTTGCGGCCATGTCTACCAAGGCATGGGAGTCGGGCAGAGAGCGCTTAAGGATATAGGACTTGTCGGACAGCCCACCATAAATGTGGAGGGTGCCTGCGGAAGCGGAACCCTTTCCCTGTGGGAAGCCTGGAGAACCGTGGCCTACGGTCAGTACGACATAGCGCTCGCTCTGGGCGTTGAGAATCTGAGCAGAATTCTCTCCGGTGGTCCCCTGCCCCTCGAGGAAGATGACCTTGAGGTATCCATAGGTATGGGAATGCCCGGGCTCTACGCCATAAGAGCTTCAAAGTACATGAGCGAATACGGGGTCACGATTGAACAGCTGGCCGAAGTCGTCGTAAAAAGCCGCTACCATGCTTCGCTCAATCCTCTTGCCCAGTACAGAAAGACTACAACCGTGGAAGAAGTGCTGGGTGCGCCGGTGATCGCCGACCCGCTTACGCGTAACATGTGCTGTCCCGTTGGAGACGCAGCCGCGGCCGCGGTGCTGTGTTCCGAGGAGCATGTCGGAGAGCTTGCTAAAAAGATGCCGATAAAGATCCTGGGATGCGTCGCGCAGTCGGGCAAATACAGCAGCCCCACAGGCCTTACCTGCGATCCTTCGGAGAACGTCTGGAGAACCTCCCAGATGGCTTACGAGATGGCGGGACTGGGGCCCGAAGACATGGACGTAGCCGAAATTCACGATGCTTTCTCAATAGCGGAAATGATGGTTGTCGAATCTCTCGGTTTTTGCGAGAAGGGAGAGGGAGCAACTCTCATAGACGAAAAAAGCACATGGGTCGGAGGCGACAAAGTCGCGGTTAACCCGAGTGGCGGCCTGCTTTCACGGGGACATCCGGTCGGAGCTACGGGACTTCTTCAGACTGCCGAGATCGTAAGGCAGCTGAGAGAGGAAGTCGAGCCGGAGCGCCAGGTAAAAGATGCAAAAGTCGGCATCATCGAGACCATGGGAGGCGCCCAGCCCGCCATGGACGGAATTACCTGCGTCGTGAGCATCCTCGGGAAATAA